A genomic region of Colletotrichum destructivum chromosome 1, complete sequence contains the following coding sequences:
- a CDS encoding Putative 6-phosphogluconate dehydrogenase, NADP-binding, 6-phosphogluconate dehydrogenase, domain 2: MALSLPKIGILSIGDMGMGIAKLLVSKGFSVATNGQGRSQATLTRARDADVEVLNSDVHLVESRPFILSVAPPRDALGIAQRIIDATRAASLDKPLYFTDLNAVSPATCKRMAGMFDDAGSPVRFVDGCIIGGPPKLKTGPGASAGAGGAPGSWYVPSMPASGRYPLAEACAELAETLNMRHISPEVGAASGLKMCFATATKGFMGLGIQAFTTASALGVVGELRREMREAAPGLLDFAEASIPLVPPKSYRWVREMEEISVTHRDEGGFETGADVFRAMAELYRIMAEDPVLGAEKVGDRRAGKTVDDLAAALVEGLAGRKKKSPPAA; encoded by the exons ATggcgctctctctccctaAAATAGGCATCCTCTCCATCGGCGAcatgggcatgggcatcGCCAAGCTGCTCGTCTCCAAGGGCTTCTCGGTCGCCACGAACGGTCAAGGGAGAAG CCAAGCAACCCTCACAAGAGCgcgcgatgccgacgtcgaggtcctcaacTCGGACGTCCACCTGGTTGAATCGCGTCCCTTCATCCTCTCCGTCGCGCCGCCCCGggacgccctcggcatcgcgcAGCGCATCATTGACGCGACCAGGGCCGCCAGCCTCGACAAGCCGCTGTACTTCACCGACCTCAACGCCGTGTCCCCGGCCACGTGCAAGCGGATGGCCGGCAtgttcgacgacgccggcagcCCGGTGCGCTTCGTGGACGGGTGCATCATTGGCGGTCCGCCGAAGCTGAAGACCGGCCccggcgccagcgccgggGCCGGTGGGGCACCGGGATCGTGGTACGTCCCCAGCATGCCGGCCTCCGGGCGGTATCCCCTTGCCGAGGCGtgcgccgagctcgccgagacgcTGAACATGCGGCACATCTCCcccgaggtcggcgccgccagcgGTCTTAAGATGTGCttcgcgacggcgaccaAGGGCTTCATGGGCCTCGGCATCCAGGCCTTcaccacggcctcggcgctcggcgtcgtcggcgagctgaGACGGGAGATGCGCGAGGCCGCGCCGGGCCTGCTGGACTTCGCTGAGGCGTCCATCCCCCTGGTGCCGCCCAAGTCGTACCGCTGGGTgcgggagatggaggagatcTCGGTCACGCAccgcgacgagggcgggttcgagaccggcgccgacgtcttcCGCGCCATGGCCGAGCTGTACCGCATCATGGCCGAGGACCCGGTGTTGGGCGCGGAGAAGGTCGGGGACAGGAGGGCGGGCAAGACGGTGGACGACCTTGCTGCGGCGTTGGTGGAGGGGCTGGCCGgccggaagaagaagagtcCTCCCGCTGCTTGA
- a CDS encoding Putative metal-dependent hydrolase, composite domain superfamily, which translates to MVAVQAKPDGSGMDLSKYITPWKLDVQNIYLLRNSAIVDPVTGTVRKNATIGLSGGKIAFVEDNGSSRVNTLEVEPHNDIDLQGKFVCPGLIDCHVHIAVTPGAASLSSYRDMTETKSLLRQPSVLKSMLHRGFTTVRDCGGATLAMKEAIEEGIHPGPRLFISGKALSQTGGHGDMRGRHDTIPCCGGAVSGISRIVDGVPECYRVARDELRQGADFIKIMGGGGAASPTDRIDQLQFSDDEIRAIVTVAKNAKTYVTSHCYTTEAVRQAIAQGVRGIEHGNMIDLETAKLMVETGTFLTPTLVTHFVSKELHFLDPESEAKVTTVLERGLATLKMATEVGVTICFGTDLLGPTHFAQSKEFSIRSQVQTPTQVLQSATINAARMLGQEGKLGQIKEGFTADLLVLNCNPLDNISVLDKPEESVLVVVKDGRVMHSQLTSMGSTEKD; encoded by the coding sequence ATGGTTGCTGTCCAAGCGAAACCTGATGGCTCCGGCATGGACCTTTCCAAATACATCACACCATGGAAGTTGGATGTCCAGAACATATATTTACTGAGAAACTCGGCAATCGTTGATCCTGTGACGGGAACTGTTCGAAAGAATGCGACCATTGGCCTTTCCGGTGGGAAGATAGCGTTCGTCGAAGACAACGGCTCATCCCGGGTCAACacgctcgaggtcgagccgCATAATGACATCGACTTGCAGGGCAAGTTCGTCTGCCCCGGCTTGATCGACTGCCACGTTCACATTGCCGTCACCCCCGGGGCGGCTAGTCTATCGTCGTACCGCGACATGACCGAGACCAAGAGCCTCCTGCGGCAGCCCAGCGTCCTAAAGTCCATGCTTCACCGCGGCTTCACGACCGTGAGGGACTGCGGAGGCGCGACCTTGGCGATGAAAgaggccatcgaggaagGGATTCACCCTGGCCCGCGTCTCTTCATCTCTGGCAAGGCCCTCTCTCAGACCGGGGGTCACGGCGACATGCGGGGGCGACACGACACGATTCCCTGCTGCGGCGGTGCGGTGTCGGGCATCAGTCGTATCGTGGACGGCGTGCCGGAATGCTATCGGGTCGCACGAGACGAGCTGCGACAGGGcgccgacttcatcaagatcatgggcggcggtggtgccgcCAGCCCGACAGACCGCATCGACCAGCTTCAGTTCTCCGACGATGAGATCAGGGCCATCGTCACGGTTGCGAAGAATGCAAAGACCTATGTCACCAGCCACTGCTACACAACAGAGGCAGTCAGGCAGGCCATCGCCCAAGGCGTCAGGGGCATTGAGCACGGCAACATGATTGATCTCGAGACGGCGAAGCTAATGGTCGAGACGGGCACATTCCTGACGCCGACGCTCGTCACCCATTTCGTGTCCAAGGAGCTGCATTTCCTCGATCCCGAATCGGAGGCCAAAGTCACTACTGTCCTGGAAAGGGGCCTGGCCACGCTCAAGATGGCAACCGAAGTTGGTGTTACCATCTGCTTCGGCACGGATCTGCTGGGACCGACTCATTTCGCGCAGAGCAAGGAGTTCTCAATCCGCAGCCAGGTTCAGACGCCAACTCAAGTTCTGCAGAGCGCGACCATCAACGCCGCAAGGATGCTAGGACAGGAGGGAAAGCTGGGCCAGATCAAAGAAGGGTTCACGGCGGATCTGCTGGTCCTGAATTGTAATCCTCTAGACAATATCTCAGTGTTGGATAAGCCAGAGGAGTCTGTCTTGGTTGTAGTGAAGGACGGCAGAGTTATGCATTCGCAGCTGACCTCTATGGGGAGCACAGAGAAGGATTAG
- a CDS encoding Putative Late embryogenesis abundant protein, SMP subgroup: MDPQLPNKNEIREQAAEGEPITQTQASTLASAETDLTGFGPIKGGTAATAQSMHDKQQNFIAKTGDVARKPAQEITREDAAAIQSAEVRFISTTLTRMWQLSNHIMHEQARVLGGRPPKGSASANAQALATENEKQKQT; this comes from the coding sequence ATGGACCCTCAGCTCCCCAACAAGAACGAGATCCGTGAGCAGGCAGCCGAAGGCGAGCCCATCACCCAGACCCAAGCCTCGACTCTCGCATCTGCCGAGACCGACCTCACGGGCTTCGGCCCCATCAAGGGCGgcacggcggccacggcacAGAGCATGCACGACAAGCAGCAGAACTTCATCGCCAAGACAGGGGATGTGGCGCGAAAACCTGCGCAAGAAATCACAAGGGAGGACGCTGCGGCGATTCAGAGCGCCGAGGTAAGATTTATCTCAACCACACTGACCAGGATGTGGCAATTGTCTAATCATATCATGCATGAACAGGCTCGCGTACTGGGCGGTCGTCCACCCAAGGGGTCGGCGTCAGCGAATGCGCAAGCACTCGCTACTGAAAACGAAAAGCAGAAGCAGACATAG
- a CDS encoding Putative fungal chitosanase, translating into MLPRINLFVLLTLVVTPALTLDVPSNVKDFYSFVRGRNKCKHALSKGFHSSEGDSGDFVYCGDYLDEYQIIYLQGKNGQLANMDVDCDGAQGGGDGRCASSTDTQSETTFRDTLRGYGTGGRDLNASLHSYVVFGNEGTKSGWPTFDPTQHGVRPLSLMAIVCNDRLVYGIWGDTNGDDGPEAMVGEASISLATACYGNSVNGNSGHDENDVLYIAFTGDEAVPGANGAAWNATNSEVFADSITELGNRLVARVGSGCGGGPSVEKWPMYFAAVVGIALIMS; encoded by the exons ATGTTACCTCGGATCAACCTCTTCGTCTTGTTGACCCTGGTAGTCACACCGGCGCTGACCCTCGACGTGCCGAGCAACGTTAAGGACTTCTACAGCTTTGTCCGAGGCCGGAACAAGTGCAAACACGCCCTCTCAAAAGGGTTTCACAGCAGTGAGGGGGACAGTGGAG ACTTCGTCTACTGCGGAGATTACCTGGACGAGTACCAAATCATCTACCTCCAAGGCAAGAATGGCCAGCTCGCCAACATGGACGTGGACTGCGACGGCGCGCAGGGCGGAGGGGACGGACGTTGCGCGAGCTCCACCGATACCCAATCTGAGACGACATTCCGCGACACTCTGAGAGGGTACGGCACAGGCGGTCGAGACCTCAATGCCTCGCTGCATTCCtacgtcgtcttcggcaacgAGGGTACAAAGAGCGGGTGGCCGACTTTCGACCCGACCCAACACGGCGTCCGACCGCTCAGCCTAATGGCCATCGTATGCAACGACAGACTG GTTTACGGCATCTGGGGAGAcaccaacggcgacgacgggcccGAAGCCATGGTCGGCGAGGCGTCCATCTCTCTAGCTACTGCTTGCTACGGCAACAGCGTCAACGGCAATTCGGGGcacgacgagaacgacgtcCTGTACATCGCCTTCACGGGGGACGAAGCCGTTCCCGGGGCGAATGGCGCCGCCTGGAACGCAACGAACTCGGAGGTTTTCGCCGACAGCATAACGGAGCTTGGGAACAGGCTTGTTGCGCGCGTCGGAAGCGGCTGTGGCGGCGGTCCATCCGTGGAGAAGTGGCCCATGTATTTTGCAGCCGTTGTTGGGATTGCCCTGATCATGAGCTGA
- a CDS encoding Putative aspartic peptidase A1 family, aspartic peptidase domain superfamily — MDAGSQTYVPPGISRLWLLLPCISEPPVSIREEKLRGRVLLLATDSSSTYQISYSVFNDSMSFANLTVPIQTFASVKFTPPPDNGTITQFPHDGVAGLGSPNKSGLNATTFFHQLCDQGTVKECRFGLALKGDGTGVQMLGEVDETLFSGSLAKATIKEEWLVQGEVRVGGQLVTKDQYMLLDSGTANVVGPIAQVAKLFETAGIQAVNLSLPGCKKVMTGHYPCDKPPAITFGLNTGSKDAFGIEAAAFKQAANGGNNCTATITGIDNFRIWVIGQSWFRGKYVDFDVTGKTIGVAYLKDK; from the exons ATGGATGCGGGGTCGCAGACGTATGTTCCCCCTGGAATCTCACGACTTTGGCTGCTGTTGCCCTGCATATCCGAGCCTCCCGTCAGCATCAGAGAAGAAAAGCTGCGGGGTAGGGTACTACTATTAGCCACTGACTCAAGCTCAACATATCAGATCTCCTACTCCGTCTTCAATGACTCTATGTCCTTCGCCAACCTAACTGTCCCCATCCAAACCTTCGCCTCGGTAAAATTCACCCCGCCTCCCGACAACGGCACTATAACGCAGTTCCCACATGACGGCGTCGCAGGCCTAGGATCACCCAACAAATCCGGACTCAACGCAACGACATTCTTCCACCAGCTATGCGACCAGGGCACGGTCAAAGAATGTCGCTTCGGACTCGCCTTAAAAGGAGATGGGACGGGGGTTCAAATGCTTGGCGAAGTTGACGAAACTTTGTTTTCGGGGTCGTTAGCGAAAGCGACGATCAAGGAGGAATGGCTCGTGCAAGGGGAAGTACGCGTAGGGGGGCAGCTGGTAACAAAAGATCAGTATATGCTCTTGGATTCGGGGACAGCAAATGTTGTTGG GCCAATAGCCCAGGTTGCGAAGCTCTTCGAAACCGCGGGCATCCAAGCTGTCAACCTCTCCCTCCCGGGCTGTAAGAAGGTGATGACAGGCCATTATCCATGCGATAAGCCGCCAGCGATTACTTTCGGTCTGAACACCGGCAGTAAAGATGCCTTTGGCATCGAGGCAGCTGCGTTCAAGCAGGCAGCGAACGGTGGAAACAACTGTACGGCCACCATTACGGGCATCGATAATTTCAGGATCTGGGTAATTGGTCAAAGTTGGTTCCGAGGAAAGTATGTTGATTTTGACGTTACAGGGAAGACGATCGGGGTCGCATATTTGAAGGACAAGTAG
- a CDS encoding Putative dienelactone hydrolase, alpha/Beta hydrolase produces MLAINFFSIVLGFALFLGTSGDYVADLSLLAFTGTPVGKVVPFDGLDLYVSMPRNQSGKTNGTTARTRFGVLLLTDIYGIQSRENKLLVDSFARAGYVAVAPDLFENKPKSEDPMASFNGTEFFRAHGPAVTDPKVEKTIAYMRDKMDIQKIASTGYCFGGRYAFRALGLAQNKGVQVAFAAHPTLLGDDEIKAIKGPASLALAEDDKTMLPKRRVEIEAAMGTTGQPYTITLYGGTPHGFATNPDLSIPVQKAAKEDAFLQAVRFYETWL; encoded by the exons ATGCTGGCCATTAATTTCTTCTCTATTGTGTTGGGCTTCGCGCTCTTCCTCGGAACATCAGGTGATTATGTCGCTGACCTTTCCCTCTTGGCCTTTACCGGCACGCCGGTCGGCAAGGTCGTCCCATTCGATGGCC TCGATCTCTATGTTTCAATGCCACGGAACCAGAGCGGCAAAACCAACGGCACAACAGCGCGAACCCGGTTTGGGGTTCTACTGTTGACTGATATCTACGGGATCCAATCAAGGGAGAACAAACT TCTCGTCGATAGCTTCGCGCGCGCGGGCTACGTGGCAGTCGCCCCAGACCTGTTCGAGAACAAACCGAAATCCGAGGACCCCATGGCGAGCTTCAACGGGACCGAGTTCTTTAGAGCGCATGGTCCTGCCGTCACCGACCCGAAAGTCGAGAAGACCATCGCCTACATGCGTGACAAGATGGACATACAGAAGATTGCGTCTACGGGATACTGCTTCGGTGGTCGCTACGCCTTCCGCGCTCTAGGGTTGGCTCAAAATAAGGGTGTGCAAGTGGCCTTCGCTGCTCATCCAACTCTGCTGGGGGACGACGAAATCAAAGCCATCAAAGGGCCGGCTAGTTTGGCCCTTGCTG AGGATGACAAAACTATGCTGCCCAAGAGGAGAGTCGAGATCGAGGCGGCAATGGGCACAACAGGCCAGCCATATACAATCACACTCTACGGTGGGACGCCGCACGGGTTTGCCACAAACCCCGACCTCAGCATCCCCGTGCAAAAGGCCGCGAAGGAAGACGCGTTTCTGCAAGCTGTGCGGTTCTACGAGACTTGGCTATGA
- a CDS encoding Putative short-chain dehydrogenase/reductase SDR, NAD(P)-binding domain superfamily encodes MASSFGDRVIIVIGSASGMGLATAKTLLTEGAKVGMSDVNGAALDKVVKELGTEQQTRVFHRASDVTDRQSVKGFLEETKSRFGSVDGVANFAGCGGHELGTQSIWETSDEEFEFITSLNIRGAFHVLAEALKPGYLSHGGSFVHVGSMFSLQGFYKGAVFAGSKHASLGMVRSAAKEVGERARVNCVLPGAIDTPMHQANLARVPKDFPAPTIVGKAKEVADVTVFLLSEKSAFVNGAAWSVDGGAGL; translated from the exons ATGGCTTCGAGCTTCGGGGACAGAGTCATCATCGTGATTGGCTCCGCGTCTGGCATGGGCCTCGCCACGGCCAAGACCCTCCTCACCGAAGGGGCCAAAGTTGGAATGTCCGATGTGAACGGCGCAGCCCTCGACAAAGTCGTCAAAGAATTAGGCACGGAGCAGCAGACCCGAGTCTTTCACAGAGCCTCGGACGTCACCGACCGCCAGTCCGTCAAAGGGTTCCTGGAAGAGACGAAGTCCCGTTTCGGCagcgtcgatggcgtcgccAATTTCGCAGGGTGCGGCGGCCATGAGCTGGGCACGCAGTCGATCTGGGAAACCAGCGACGAGGAGTTCGAGTTCATCACGAGCCTCAACATCCGAGGAGCCTTCCACGTCCTGGCTGAGGCCCTCAAGCCCGGGTATCTTTCCCACGGAGGAAGCTTCGTGCACGTCGGGAGCATGTTCTCGCTTCAAGGCTTTTACAAGGGCGCTGTCTTTGCTGGATCGAAGCATGCTTCGTTGGGAATGGTCAGGAGTGCAGCCAAGGAAGTCGGCGAGAGAGCCAGGGTCAACTGCGTGTTGCC TGGTGCGATCGATACGCCAATGCATCAGGCCAATCTTGCTCGAGTCCCGAAGGACTTTCCGGCTCCAACCATTGTTGGAAAGGCAAAAGAGGTCGCGGACGTGACGGTATTCTTGCTTAGCGAGAAGAGCGCGTTTGTCAATGGGGCGGCTTGGAGTGTCGATGGCGGTGCTGGTCTTTGA
- a CDS encoding Putative heterokaryon incompatibility, giving the protein MDFEQPQEPGSQIFAQFCEQCSVVVFEDSADEFSEGTNWNNEPTLRHSREGGRIVTLEHMRYYWKDTLPDLPRMAESSRTGCSMCGFIREELLRRNVSYEGDVFVKGGYLWGGQGDAMDVSSTDPGLAFWRCEVYKAVRGTRENQVAVLNFDIETSNNDLLQWLRLDEKCASEPLDPGNVEWLQSELRSCEDDCGHAKPASSFLPTRLIDVGQIEKDIPRLVVTDDLLNSRTVDDVEYAALSYCWGPKEDALRQTKTTKDTISTHYQGMPLSSLSPVVRDTVKVCRALDIRYLWVDALCIVQGDKADWDRESQMMGQVYYSCSVAICPVSSRSCLEGYLGARPRGLEVDFQSSRHQHIRGTYRLVPSSTDVDEDRMGYPRPGPPLYLDLNRSSWDHRGWTFQELVLSPRMIIFGPFMAHFVCETKTKSENGGVGTDQVHGPLRSAINQALGEGFDEMDRSAKSMREVYRQWTYVGEVQRRIWTYRTDIFPGLSGLAQAFAAITGDTYLAGLWKNNLHHQLVWEMARPLPGDLASLVDSLQHADPYIAPSWSWASRTSYHEHLPDWSFAVSSEVEEMTSAAGEKEKAYFLCAELPSHVRSEFALIDYRMDLQGNNLFGPLHRAFLHIKGRMCPFPSNVRREALGPSGDCRPSYGKFSDGIGTCMLDWGVGETSVQTPESMRLFLVSSCCSATLEWRRAKWFADCDDEDFDDWMPSDAEVGGSSFPDGYESIETCRYCADPKHKRTGWGLVVHPTEESRSYVRVGAFVFFAHKGGMDLFKNEAEEIILV; this is encoded by the exons ATGGATTTCGAGCAGCCTCAGGAGCCTGGTTCTCAAATCTTTGCACAATTTTGCGAACAGTGctctgttgttgtttttgaAGACAGCGCCGATGAGTTTTCCGAAGGCACGAACTGGAACAATGAGCCAACTCTGCGGCATTCTCGAGAGGGAGGTAGGATAGTCACCCTGGAGCACATGCGCTATTATTGGAAAGACACGCTGCCCGACTTGCCCCGAATGGCTGAATCCTCCAGGACTGGGTGCAGTATGTGTGGCTTCATTCGGGAAGAGCTTCTCCGACGAAACGTAAGCTACGAGGGCGACGTCTTCGTCAAAGGGGGATACCTATGGGGCGGACAAGGCGATGCAATGGACGTCTCCTCTACAGACCCTGGCTTGGCTTTCTGGAGGTGTGAGGTTTACAAGGCCGTGAGAGGAACCCGCGAGAACCAAGTTGCAGTTCTTAATTTCGACATCGAGACTAGCAACA ATGACTTGCTCCAATGGCTGAGGTTGGACGAGAAGTGCGCCTCAGAGCCCTTGGACCCGGGCAATGTCGAATGGCTCCAGTCAGAGCTCCGGAGCTGCGAGGATGATTGCGGCCACGCCAAACCAGCATCTTCATTCCTGCCCACCAGGCTGATCGATGTAGGCCAGATCGAGAAGGACATCCCTCGACTCGTCGTCACAGACGACTTGCTCAACTCACGCACGGTCGACGATGTGGAGTATGCGGCACTGAGTTATTGTTGGGGACCCAAAGAAGACGCTCTACGGCAAACCAAAACCACCAAAGACACCATATCAACCCACTACCAAGGAATGCCGCTTAGCTCCTTGAGCCCTGTCGTGCGGGACACCGTCAAGGTCTGCAGGGCGCTCGATATTCGATACCTCTGGGTTGACGCTCTTTGCATCGTTCAAGGAGACAAGGCAGATTGGGACCGAGAGAGTCAGATGATGGGCCAGGTCTACTATTCTTGCtccgtggccatctgccccGTTTCTTCTCGGTCGTGTCTCGAAGGCTATCTCGGAGCACGGCCCCGAGGTCTCGAAGTCGATTTCCAATCATCGCGCCACCAGCATATCAGGGGAACCTACAGGCTCGTTCCCTCTTCTACCGATGTTGACGAGGATAGAATGGGCTATCCCCGTCCAGGTCCACCACTGTATTTGGATCTCAACCGCTCCTCGTGGGACCACAGGGGCTGGACATTCCAAGAACTGGTCCTCTCACCCCGCATGATCATTTTCGGACCTTTCATGGCCCATTTTGTCTGCGAAACCAAGACAAAGTCAGAGAACGGGGGCGTTGGCACCGATCAAGTGCATGGCCCACTGCGGTCCGCGATAAACCAAGCCCTCGGAGAGGGATTTGACGAGATGGATCGCTCGGCGAAGAGTATGCGAGAGGTGTACCGGCAATGGACCTATGTGGGCGAGGTCCAGAGGAGGATCTGGACGTACCGTACCGACATCTTTCCCGGGCTTTCTGGTCTCGCCCAGGCCTTCGCAGCGATTACCGGCGACACATATCTTGCAGGCTTATGGAAAAACAACCTCCATCATCAACTGGTTTGGGAGATGGCACGGCCGTTACCCGGCGACTTGGCCTCACTGGTGGACAGCTTGCAGCATGCAGACCCCTACATCGCGCCCTCGTGGAGCTGGGCGTCGCGGACATCATATCACGAGCATTTGCCTGACTGGTCGTTCGCAGTTTCGAGCGAGGTTGAAGAGATGACCtccgcggcgggcgagaaagaaaaggcgTACTTTCTATGCGCCGAGCTGCCAAGTCACGTCCGCTCCGAGTTTGCCCTTATAGACTACCGCATGGACCTCCAAGGAAACAACCTCTTCGGACCTCTCCACAGAGCTTTCCTTCACATCAAGGGCAGAATGTGCCCGTTCCCTTCGAACGTTAGAAGGGAGGCCCTGGGGCCCAGCGGTGACTGTCGTCCGTCATACGGGAAGTTTTCGGACGGGATCGGGACTTGCATGCTGGACTggggcgtcggcgagacATCGGTTCAGACGCCAGAGAGCATGCGATTGTTTTTGGTATCGAGCTGTTGCTCGGCAACGTTGGAGTGGAGGAGAGCGAAGTGGTTTGCGGACTGTGACGATGAAGACTTCGACGACTGGATGCCGAGTGACGCGGAGGTAGGCGGAAGTTCATTTCCCGACGGCTATGAGAGCATCGAGACGTGCCGATACTGCGCGGATCCAAAACACAAGCGGACTGGCTGGGGTCTCGTCGTTCATCCCACGGAAGAGTCCAGATCGTACGTGCGAGTCGGAGCGTTTGTCTTTTTCGCACATAAAGGGGGCATGGATCTCTTCAAGAATGAGGCGGAGGAGATCATACTCGTGTAG
- a CDS encoding Putative EthD domain-containing protein, translated as MPITVSVLYPNDADAKYDIDYYVNRHMPLAAAQWKSSGCLSWTVTKYQATPDGKEPKFAFAGILTFESLEAVHKALGSPESAAVMQDVPNYSNKEPVFLIGEDLKTTAA; from the coding sequence ATGCCTATCACCGTCAGCGTTCTCTACCCcaacgatgccgacgccaaGTACGACATCGACTACTACGTCAACCGCCACATGCCCCTGGCCGCTGCCCAGTGGAAGTCCTCGGGCTGCCTGAGCTGGACCGTCACCAAGTACCAGGCGACCCCGGACGGCAAGGAGCCCAAGTTTGCCTTTGCCGGCATCCTCACCTTTGAgagcctcgaggccgtccacAAGGCCCTCGGCTCGCCCgagagcgccgccgtcatgcaAGACGTCCCTAACTACAGCAACAAGGAGCCTGTGTTCCTGATCGGAGAGGATCTTAAGACTACGGCCGCGTAG